From a region of the Hyalangium minutum genome:
- a CDS encoding DUF6232 family protein, producing MSDSEQVTGPQLGQEETLLFNEQGVLVTSERVVASGRTWRVGELVGVGSIRRSPRVLPWLVILVLGAIVGLPVLSSLLVSPHAPGSLSYDVVLALAGTAIFASIAALVVVGDSYWLVLRTRQREGHVLRSRDPQLISKLVTVVGEAAEAARQRR from the coding sequence ATGAGTGATTCCGAGCAGGTGACAGGACCTCAGTTGGGGCAAGAGGAGACTCTCCTCTTCAACGAACAGGGCGTGCTCGTCACGAGCGAGCGCGTGGTCGCCTCCGGCCGCACGTGGCGAGTGGGCGAGCTGGTCGGGGTGGGCTCCATTCGCCGCAGTCCGCGCGTCCTCCCCTGGCTGGTGATCCTGGTGCTGGGCGCGATCGTGGGGTTGCCGGTGCTCAGCTCGCTCCTGGTCAGCCCCCACGCGCCGGGCAGCCTGAGCTACGACGTGGTGCTGGCGCTGGCGGGGACGGCCATCTTCGCCTCCATCGCTGCGCTCGTGGTGGTGGGAGACAGCTACTGGCTCGTGCTGCGCACGCGGCAGCGAGAAGGGCACGTTCTCCGCAGCCGGGACCCCCAGCTCATCTCGAAGCTGGTGACCGTGGTGGGCGAGGCCGCGGAGGCCGCGCGCCAGCGGCGCTGA
- a CDS encoding response regulator has translation MTSSPSEQEQALLGEIARLRALEDALRVANERIQLALNAGAVIGTWVWDVRRDHFTADERFARSFSINPELAAQGLPLSVVITSIHPEDRPRIEALVARTAEMGGPYRAEYRTRQLDGSYLWVEANGHCEHGPDGKPDRFPGVLINIDERKKAELRQAALVEVGDKLRELGDAGEVAHAAMEVVGRVIGVIRAGYGRVDPALRKVEIEQDWVSAPGALSVRGVHEFTRYGTYIENLERGEVVSIRDIEVDSRTMVGVENLRRFGIRAMVNVPLLEQGRLVAVLFLHDRVVRDWSPDEIEFMRNVADRIWAASERIKAVAELRRAKETLEQRVAQRTRERDRLWNVSQDLLLVADFEGRFLSVNPAWTLVLGWTEAELLGKTSRWLEHPEDGGKTQAEVASLAAGFATLRFENTFRHKNGTYRTLSWTAVPVPEEGVLYAVARDITEQRQTEDQLRQAQKMEAIGQLTGGVAHDFNNLLQVVSGNLQLLQRDVGGNPNALRRLQTAVSAVERGAKLASQLLAFSRRQPLEPLVLNLGRLVRGMDDMLRRSLGENVEVETLVSPGLWNTSVDPNQLENVILNLAINARDAMAGTGTLTIEVSNTTLDERYAQRHPEVVPGPYVLLSVSDTGSGMTPEVLERAFEPFFTTKPEGRGTGLGLSMVYGFVRQSGGHVTIQSEVGRGTTIQIYLPRSFQDESAPVEGLTGPVEGGTETILVVEDDAQVRATVVELLSELGYQVLKAVDGQSALAIIQSGVPVDLLFTDVVMPGPVRSTELARLAKELVPHIEVLFTSGYAEDAIVHGGRLDPGLHLLSKPHRHEDLARKVRQLLNHRQQRQAPESPGARKTPVPIPSLRLRVLLVEDDEEIRTSTQELLDLLGHEVVAVSSAEAARGALAAGAFEVLFTDVSLPGGSGADLAREVMKRHPGMRVIIASGDGSEAMNGERPGVAVLLPKPYALAQIQEALARVVASR, from the coding sequence ATGACTTCCTCCCCCTCCGAGCAGGAACAGGCCCTCCTGGGCGAGATCGCTCGCCTTCGCGCACTGGAGGACGCCCTTCGCGTGGCCAACGAGCGCATCCAGCTGGCGCTGAACGCTGGAGCGGTGATTGGCACCTGGGTGTGGGACGTCCGAAGGGACCACTTCACGGCCGATGAGCGCTTTGCCCGGTCCTTCTCAATCAATCCGGAACTGGCGGCGCAAGGCCTTCCGTTGAGCGTGGTCATCACCTCCATCCACCCGGAGGACCGTCCTCGAATCGAAGCCCTGGTCGCCCGGACGGCGGAGATGGGGGGGCCCTATCGCGCCGAGTACCGGACACGCCAGCTCGATGGCTCCTACCTCTGGGTGGAGGCCAATGGCCACTGCGAGCACGGACCCGACGGCAAGCCGGACCGTTTCCCGGGGGTGCTGATCAACATCGACGAGCGGAAGAAGGCGGAGCTGCGCCAGGCCGCCCTCGTCGAGGTGGGCGACAAGCTTCGAGAGCTGGGCGACGCCGGCGAGGTGGCCCACGCCGCCATGGAGGTGGTCGGGCGGGTCATCGGCGTCATCCGCGCCGGCTATGGCCGGGTCGACCCGGCCCTGCGAAAGGTGGAGATCGAGCAAGACTGGGTCAGTGCTCCCGGCGCGCTCAGCGTCCGGGGCGTGCACGAGTTCACCCGGTACGGCACCTACATCGAGAACCTCGAGCGGGGCGAGGTGGTCAGCATCCGGGACATCGAGGTGGATTCCCGGACCATGGTGGGCGTGGAGAACCTGCGGCGGTTTGGCATCCGCGCGATGGTCAACGTGCCGTTGCTGGAGCAGGGGCGCCTGGTCGCGGTCCTGTTCCTTCATGACCGGGTGGTGCGCGACTGGTCTCCGGACGAGATCGAGTTCATGCGCAACGTGGCCGACCGCATCTGGGCAGCCAGCGAGCGCATCAAGGCCGTGGCGGAGCTGCGGCGGGCCAAAGAGACGCTCGAGCAGCGTGTCGCTCAGCGCACCCGCGAGCGCGATCGCCTCTGGAACGTCTCGCAGGATCTGCTGCTGGTGGCGGACTTCGAGGGCCGCTTCCTCAGCGTGAACCCCGCGTGGACCTTGGTGCTGGGCTGGACGGAAGCGGAGCTGTTGGGGAAGACCTCCCGCTGGCTGGAGCACCCGGAGGACGGAGGAAAGACGCAGGCCGAGGTGGCGAGCCTGGCGGCGGGCTTCGCGACGCTGCGGTTCGAGAACACGTTCCGGCACAAGAACGGCACGTACCGCACCTTGTCCTGGACGGCGGTGCCGGTGCCGGAGGAGGGCGTGCTCTACGCCGTGGCGCGCGACATCACCGAGCAGCGCCAGACCGAGGATCAGCTGCGCCAGGCCCAGAAAATGGAGGCCATTGGCCAGCTGACGGGCGGCGTGGCGCACGACTTCAACAACCTGCTCCAGGTCGTCAGCGGCAACCTCCAGCTGCTCCAGCGGGACGTGGGCGGCAACCCGAACGCCCTGCGCCGCCTGCAGACGGCCGTCAGCGCCGTGGAGCGAGGCGCCAAGCTCGCGTCCCAGCTGCTCGCGTTCTCCCGCCGCCAGCCGCTCGAGCCACTGGTGCTCAACCTGGGCCGGCTGGTGCGCGGCATGGACGACATGCTGCGCCGCTCCCTGGGCGAGAACGTGGAGGTGGAGACGCTGGTCTCACCAGGGCTGTGGAACACCTCGGTGGATCCCAACCAGCTCGAGAACGTCATCCTCAACCTGGCCATCAACGCCCGGGATGCGATGGCGGGCACGGGCACGCTGACCATCGAAGTCAGCAACACCACGCTGGACGAGCGCTATGCCCAGCGTCACCCGGAGGTGGTGCCGGGGCCCTACGTGCTGCTGTCCGTCTCCGACACGGGCAGCGGCATGACTCCCGAGGTGCTCGAGCGGGCCTTCGAGCCCTTCTTCACCACCAAGCCCGAGGGCCGCGGCACCGGGCTGGGCCTGAGCATGGTGTATGGCTTCGTCCGGCAGAGCGGCGGCCACGTGACGATCCAGAGCGAGGTGGGGCGCGGCACGACGATTCAGATCTACCTGCCGCGCTCGTTCCAGGATGAGTCGGCGCCCGTGGAAGGCCTCACGGGCCCTGTCGAGGGCGGCACCGAGACGATCCTGGTGGTGGAGGATGACGCGCAGGTGCGGGCCACGGTGGTGGAGCTGCTGAGCGAGCTGGGCTACCAGGTGCTCAAGGCCGTGGATGGGCAGAGCGCGCTGGCGATCATCCAAAGCGGGGTGCCGGTGGACCTGCTGTTCACGGATGTGGTGATGCCGGGGCCGGTGCGCAGCACGGAGCTGGCGCGGCTGGCCAAGGAGCTGGTGCCGCACATCGAGGTGCTCTTCACCTCGGGCTATGCGGAGGACGCCATCGTCCACGGGGGGCGGCTCGATCCCGGACTCCACCTGCTGAGCAAGCCCCACCGCCACGAGGACCTGGCGCGCAAGGTGCGGCAGCTGCTCAACCACCGGCAGCAGCGGCAGGCCCCCGAGTCCCCAGGTGCGAGGAAGACGCCCGTGCCCATTCCCTCTCTGCGGCTGCGCGTGCTGCTGGTGGAGGATGACGAGGAGATCCGCACGTCCACCCAGGAACTCCTGGACTTGCTCGGGCACGAGGTGGTGGCGGTGTCGAGCGCGGAGGCGGCGCGGGGCGCCTTGGCGGCGGGCGCCTTCGAGGTGCTCTTCACGGACGTGTCACTGCCGGGAGGCTCGGGCGCGGACCTGGCGCGTGAGGTGATGAAGCGCCATCCCGGGATGCGGGTCATCATCGCCTCGGGGGATGGGAGCGAGGCGATGAACGGGGAGCGCCCGGGCGTGGCCGTGCTGCTGCCCAAGCCCTACGCGCTGGCTCAGATTCAAGAGGCGCTCGCGCGAGTGGTGGCCTCTCGCTGA
- a CDS encoding OmpA family protein, protein MRSYLLPLVLLAIGASACATKTAATTSTEGVSSVDTSPRPGPVKPAPAPAPVAELSPLDFGPIYYELDSATLRADSREMLERAAEALRKRPEARVTISGHTCELGTTEYNLALGQRRAASARDYMVKLGVEPARIGLVSYGEERPAEQGTGESVWSKNRRSEFTVTVAHARAGTP, encoded by the coding sequence ATGCGCTCATACCTTCTTCCCCTCGTCCTGCTCGCGATTGGCGCGAGCGCCTGTGCCACGAAGACCGCGGCGACCACCTCCACGGAGGGCGTCTCCTCGGTGGACACCTCGCCGCGTCCCGGCCCGGTGAAGCCCGCTCCGGCGCCCGCGCCGGTGGCCGAGCTGTCACCGCTGGACTTCGGCCCCATCTACTACGAGCTGGACTCGGCGACCCTGCGGGCGGACTCGCGGGAGATGCTCGAGCGGGCCGCGGAGGCCCTGCGGAAGCGTCCCGAGGCGCGCGTGACGATCTCCGGGCACACCTGTGAGCTGGGCACCACCGAGTACAACCTGGCGCTGGGCCAGCGGCGGGCCGCCTCCGCTCGGGACTACATGGTGAAGCTCGGCGTGGAGCCGGCGCGCATCGGTCTCGTGTCCTATGGCGAGGAGCGTCCGGCCGAGCAGGGCACGGGCGAGAGTGTCTGGTCCAAGAACCGCCGCAGCGAGTTCACGGTCACTGTGGCCCACGCCCGGGCGGGTACGCCGTAG
- a CDS encoding PAS domain-containing sensor histidine kinase has product MGKPLPEPRSAAAEREPSVAQAAELPYRELFLALAEELPDAVFTKDLQGRYTYINSAGAQYLGLPVEEVLGRRDLDLMSPEEAQNTVEFDRQTLMAGRTLRAEMSEWLAGVQREWLSTKGILRGPDGQVTGLYGICRDMSAHRRSEASRNQSEVLFRAAAASSFDAFFVVRGEPEGLRLMRLNSHAEVLLGCAAREAEGRLLSEFPHIAFIAPQALCEQVWRTGKAHDEELKLEEPGHRRRWFRRQLNPVGDCLAILVRDITEQRENELRLRLNERMAAVGMLAAGVAHEINNPLAFVLSNLHYIEKELQRLKLVPDEQSELLEAFNDARDGAERMRAIVQSLGALSRGDSVTTQPMDLHEVLDNSVQLVSGRLRGRGELVRDYGDAPLVLANQVQLSQVFVNLLMNATQALPDSGGGTVRLVTRRHGENQVLVEVQDTGCGIPAENLERIFDPFFTTKPVGEGTGLGLSISHDIIRGLGGEMSVSSIVGKGTTFRLLLPVAPELDELEENEVH; this is encoded by the coding sequence ATGGGAAAGCCTCTCCCGGAGCCTCGTTCAGCGGCGGCGGAGCGCGAGCCCTCCGTGGCCCAGGCCGCGGAGCTGCCCTACCGCGAGCTCTTCCTCGCGCTGGCCGAGGAGCTCCCGGACGCCGTGTTCACGAAGGATCTCCAGGGGCGCTACACCTATATCAACAGCGCGGGCGCTCAGTATCTGGGCCTGCCCGTCGAGGAGGTGCTGGGCCGCCGGGATCTGGATCTGATGAGCCCGGAGGAGGCACAGAACACAGTGGAGTTCGACCGCCAGACGCTGATGGCCGGGCGTACGCTGCGCGCGGAGATGAGCGAGTGGCTGGCGGGAGTGCAGCGCGAGTGGCTCTCCACGAAGGGCATTCTCCGAGGCCCGGATGGGCAGGTGACGGGGCTGTACGGCATCTGCCGGGATATGTCCGCGCACCGGCGCTCGGAGGCCTCGCGGAACCAGAGTGAGGTGCTCTTCCGGGCGGCGGCCGCCAGCAGCTTCGACGCGTTCTTCGTCGTCCGGGGTGAGCCCGAGGGGCTGCGGCTGATGCGGCTCAACTCGCACGCCGAGGTCCTGCTGGGCTGCGCGGCGCGCGAGGCCGAGGGGCGCCTGCTCTCCGAGTTCCCCCATATCGCCTTCATCGCGCCGCAGGCGCTGTGCGAGCAGGTCTGGCGGACGGGCAAGGCCCACGACGAGGAGCTGAAGCTGGAGGAGCCGGGGCACAGGCGCCGCTGGTTCCGCCGCCAGCTCAACCCGGTGGGCGACTGCCTGGCCATCCTGGTGCGGGACATCACCGAGCAGCGCGAGAACGAGCTGCGCCTGCGGCTCAACGAGCGCATGGCGGCGGTGGGGATGCTCGCGGCGGGCGTGGCGCACGAGATCAACAACCCGCTGGCCTTCGTGCTGAGCAACCTGCACTACATCGAGAAGGAGCTGCAACGGCTGAAGCTGGTCCCGGACGAGCAGAGCGAGCTGCTGGAGGCGTTCAACGACGCGCGGGACGGCGCCGAGCGGATGCGGGCCATCGTCCAGAGCCTGGGGGCGCTGTCGCGGGGAGACTCCGTCACCACCCAGCCCATGGATCTGCACGAAGTGTTGGACAACTCGGTGCAGCTCGTTTCCGGGCGGCTGCGCGGCCGGGGCGAGCTGGTGCGCGACTACGGAGACGCGCCGCTGGTGCTGGCCAACCAGGTGCAGCTGTCCCAGGTCTTCGTCAACCTGCTGATGAACGCCACGCAGGCGCTACCGGACTCGGGTGGAGGCACGGTGCGGCTGGTGACGCGCAGGCACGGCGAGAACCAGGTGCTCGTGGAGGTGCAGGACACCGGCTGCGGTATCCCCGCGGAGAACCTCGAGCGCATCTTCGATCCCTTCTTCACCACGAAGCCGGTGGGAGAAGGCACAGGCCTGGGACTGTCCATCAGCCACGACATCATCCGAGGGCTGGGCGGAGAGATGAGCGTGAGCAGCATCGTGGGCAAAGGCACCACCTTCCGGTTGCTGCTCCCCGTGGCTCCTGAGCTCGACGAGCTGGAGGAGAACGAAGTGCACTGA
- a CDS encoding ATP-binding protein codes for MRHPLVPILLLCAALAAVGGGVLMVLQRSRAELVQQFARDRQAQLDEAARGVAEALEDVSEDLLFAGELLSQPGTSEDHRRELRALLEVIGQYKTIASYDAAGIEQLRLVDRRADPLVVQGKFFPALSETALRALERPPGDITSSPPLAVGAEGGWLRILATAIPSEEGQPRGAVAVLVDTQSLFAPLKIVTSDPEARLLLIGAHGRPSPASDAGLADWYRRLETEQGLVPTYAELASKMKSGERGTLMISEQEAERLGLGRAEAVAAFTAMQLKGGSHWSAATLVSTHTLRSHERGLIFRLSLAALLVTLFLVAFGIYVFVAQRRAVALRESRRHADRLAHLHDKTQKILDNIPTGVLALTAEGRISAVNQALRSRMPSRVVGISLAEAFPHAPEPVMSRMQGLVEAATRETRVRSLLGEPLALFGEEGQYSIHAVPLEAREPEVRTLLVVEDLSNLRALETQLLRAEKFATVGVLAAGIAHEIGTPLGVVRGRAEYVLGKLGSGHPQAAGVGVIIEQIDHVSRTIRQLLDFSRLQPAAVRPVALGPLLRDVSELLRLEAERRQVRLEWELPEGVPAIAADPDQIQQVLVNLALNACDACSAGGRVRLKAAAPDASSSSAWGLVPVTVEDDGCGIPPESLNQVFDPFFTTKKRGQGTGLGLTVVAHVVRNHGGRVELESKPGRGTCVTVLWPAAGPAVTEEQHGI; via the coding sequence ATGCGCCATCCTCTGGTCCCCATCCTCCTGCTCTGTGCCGCGCTCGCCGCTGTGGGAGGAGGCGTGCTCATGGTCCTCCAGCGCAGCCGCGCCGAGCTGGTGCAGCAGTTTGCCCGCGACCGTCAGGCCCAGCTCGATGAGGCGGCTCGGGGTGTGGCCGAGGCACTGGAGGACGTCAGCGAGGATCTCCTCTTCGCCGGAGAGCTCCTCTCCCAACCCGGAACCTCCGAAGATCATCGGCGCGAGCTGAGGGCCCTGTTGGAGGTCATCGGTCAGTACAAGACCATTGCCTCCTATGACGCGGCCGGCATCGAGCAGCTCCGGCTGGTGGATCGGCGTGCCGACCCCCTGGTCGTCCAGGGAAAGTTCTTCCCCGCCCTCTCGGAGACTGCGCTCCGGGCGCTTGAGCGGCCCCCAGGGGACATCACCAGCTCTCCGCCTCTGGCCGTCGGCGCGGAGGGGGGCTGGCTGCGCATCCTCGCCACCGCGATCCCCAGCGAGGAAGGCCAGCCTCGAGGTGCTGTCGCCGTCCTGGTGGACACGCAGTCCCTCTTCGCTCCGCTCAAGATCGTCACCTCGGATCCCGAGGCACGTCTGCTGCTCATCGGCGCGCACGGACGGCCCAGCCCTGCCAGTGATGCAGGGCTCGCTGACTGGTACCGGCGGCTGGAGACAGAGCAGGGGCTCGTCCCCACGTACGCCGAGCTGGCCTCGAAGATGAAGAGTGGCGAGCGCGGCACGCTGATGATCAGCGAGCAAGAAGCGGAACGGCTGGGCCTGGGAAGGGCCGAGGCCGTCGCCGCCTTCACCGCCATGCAGCTCAAGGGCGGCAGCCACTGGTCCGCCGCCACCCTGGTCTCCACCCATACACTGCGCTCCCACGAGCGGGGGCTCATCTTCCGTCTGTCGCTGGCGGCCCTCCTGGTGACGCTGTTCCTGGTGGCGTTCGGGATCTACGTCTTCGTGGCCCAGCGCCGCGCTGTAGCCCTGCGCGAGAGCCGCCGGCATGCGGATCGGCTCGCGCACCTGCACGACAAGACCCAGAAGATCCTCGACAACATCCCCACTGGGGTGCTGGCCCTGACCGCCGAAGGACGCATCAGCGCTGTGAACCAGGCCCTGCGCTCCCGGATGCCCTCCCGTGTCGTCGGCATCTCCCTGGCCGAGGCCTTCCCCCATGCGCCCGAGCCGGTGATGAGCCGGATGCAGGGGCTCGTGGAGGCCGCCACCCGTGAGACCCGTGTGCGCAGCCTCTTGGGAGAACCGCTGGCCCTCTTCGGCGAGGAAGGCCAGTACAGCATCCACGCCGTGCCGCTGGAGGCCCGCGAGCCCGAGGTGCGCACGCTCCTCGTCGTCGAGGATCTCAGCAACCTCCGCGCCCTGGAGACCCAGCTCCTGCGCGCCGAGAAGTTCGCCACCGTGGGCGTACTCGCCGCGGGCATTGCTCACGAGATCGGCACGCCCCTGGGCGTGGTCCGAGGCCGCGCGGAGTATGTCCTCGGCAAGCTGGGCTCAGGCCATCCTCAGGCAGCCGGTGTGGGCGTCATCATCGAGCAAATCGATCATGTGAGCCGGACCATCCGCCAGCTGCTCGACTTCTCGCGGCTCCAGCCCGCGGCGGTGCGTCCGGTGGCGCTCGGGCCGCTGCTGCGCGACGTGAGCGAGCTGCTCCGCCTGGAGGCCGAGCGGCGTCAGGTCCGCCTCGAGTGGGAGCTCCCAGAGGGAGTGCCCGCGATCGCCGCTGATCCCGATCAGATCCAGCAGGTGCTCGTGAACCTGGCGCTCAATGCGTGTGATGCGTGCAGTGCCGGAGGCCGTGTCCGCCTGAAGGCCGCGGCGCCGGATGCGTCCTCCTCGAGCGCCTGGGGGCTCGTGCCGGTCACCGTCGAGGACGATGGGTGCGGAATTCCGCCGGAGAGTCTCAACCAGGTGTTTGATCCCTTCTTCACGACGAAGAAGCGAGGGCAGGGAACCGGGCTCGGCTTGACGGTGGTCGCGCACGTCGTCCGCAACCATGGTGGGCGGGTGGAACTGGAGAGCAAGCCCGGGCGTGGCACGTGTGTCACCGTGCTCTGGCCCGCGGCGGGGCCCGCCGTGACAGAGGAGCAGCATGGCATCTAA
- a CDS encoding Ig-like domain-containing protein: MPMRLGMIVPPLLRRPLLCFLSSALLIGCDPVPEQLTLVEPEVRLLGERGQAIRLESMAHDAQGRRLAEPRLSWSSSAPEVATVENGVVTARSTGRATIHVSGGKARASLSFVVSIPGKLVLQAGNGSFIEVGRPERLTATVLDERGKRIRHGTPEWSSSDEHIARIEAGKVVGVAPGTAVLTATLGDLRQELSVLVMPALSQVSIDPGTSTLKRGQELQLQTKVRDSRGKPVEGVPVHWFTSNASVVRISRSGKATAVGPGRALISISAGRKVGTAEITVP; this comes from the coding sequence ATGCCCATGCGCCTCGGAATGATCGTGCCCCCGCTGCTCCGCCGCCCCCTGCTGTGCTTCCTCTCGAGCGCCCTGCTCATCGGGTGCGATCCGGTTCCCGAGCAGCTGACGCTCGTGGAGCCGGAGGTTCGCCTGCTGGGGGAGCGAGGCCAAGCCATCAGGCTGGAGTCCATGGCGCACGATGCCCAGGGACGACGGCTGGCGGAGCCCCGGCTGAGCTGGTCCAGCTCCGCGCCAGAGGTCGCCACGGTGGAGAACGGGGTGGTCACCGCGCGGAGCACCGGGCGCGCCACCATCCACGTCTCCGGCGGGAAGGCCCGGGCCAGCCTGAGCTTCGTGGTGTCCATTCCCGGCAAGCTGGTGCTTCAGGCGGGGAATGGGAGCTTCATCGAGGTGGGACGCCCCGAGCGGCTCACCGCCACGGTGCTGGATGAGCGGGGCAAGCGCATCCGCCATGGCACTCCCGAGTGGAGCAGCAGCGACGAGCACATCGCGCGCATCGAGGCCGGGAAGGTCGTCGGCGTGGCCCCAGGCACCGCCGTGCTCACGGCCACCTTGGGAGACTTGCGGCAGGAGCTGTCCGTCCTCGTCATGCCCGCGCTCTCGCAGGTGTCCATCGACCCGGGCACGTCTACCTTGAAGCGAGGCCAGGAGCTTCAGCTCCAGACCAAGGTGCGTGACAGCCGGGGGAAGCCCGTGGAAGGCGTGCCCGTCCACTGGTTCACCTCGAATGCCTCCGTCGTCCGGATCTCCCGCTCCGGCAAGGCCACGGCGGTGGGGCCTGGGCGCGCCCTGATCTCCATCTCCGCCGGCCGCAAGGTGGGCACGGCGGAGATCACCGTTCCGTGA
- a CDS encoding sigma-54-dependent transcriptional regulator gives MASKERILVVDDHVEMGRMLQDPLTDEGYEVELATGGSEAIRLVRARPFDAVLSDLRMEQVDGFDVLAAVRAMDPEVPVLLMTAFGNVESAVEAMRRGAWHYFTKPFRLEEVLIYLRRALDERRLRAENRVLRKAAGPGGLGALVGRSAAMRSLYEMIEPVAHSGAPVLLRGESGSGKELVARALHSEGPRAAEPFVAVNCTALPHALLESELFGHVKGAFTGATTPRRGLFVEADKGTLFLDEIGDMPSELQAKLLRVLEDGEVRAVGADSSRKVEVRIVAATHQDLEMRVREGRFRADLFYRLNVVTLRIPPLRERREDIPLLVEHFVSRARARNPRSKVTALSPEVVSALGAMPWPGNVRELENLVERLVVLIPREMVEVGDLRLHAPAVSPEAHPLALAQEGVWPLRQLEGEYISWVVAHCGGNKTRAAELLGIDVSTIHRRERERGSGNPPR, from the coding sequence ATGGCATCTAAGGAACGCATCCTGGTCGTCGACGACCACGTGGAGATGGGGCGGATGCTTCAGGATCCCCTCACGGACGAGGGGTATGAAGTGGAGCTCGCCACGGGAGGCTCGGAGGCCATCCGGCTCGTGCGTGCCCGCCCGTTCGACGCGGTCCTGAGCGATCTGCGCATGGAGCAGGTGGACGGCTTCGACGTGCTGGCCGCGGTGCGCGCCATGGACCCCGAGGTGCCCGTGCTGCTGATGACGGCCTTCGGGAACGTCGAGAGCGCGGTGGAGGCGATGCGGCGGGGCGCCTGGCACTACTTCACCAAGCCCTTTCGGCTGGAGGAGGTGCTCATCTACCTGCGCCGGGCCCTGGACGAGCGGCGGCTGCGCGCGGAGAACCGGGTGCTGCGCAAGGCCGCGGGGCCGGGCGGACTCGGGGCGCTGGTGGGCCGGAGCGCCGCCATGCGCAGCCTGTACGAGATGATCGAGCCCGTGGCCCACTCGGGTGCACCCGTGCTGCTCCGGGGCGAGAGCGGCAGCGGCAAGGAGCTGGTGGCGCGGGCGCTGCACTCGGAGGGGCCTCGGGCCGCCGAGCCCTTCGTGGCCGTCAACTGCACCGCTCTGCCGCACGCACTGCTGGAGAGCGAGCTGTTCGGCCACGTGAAGGGCGCCTTCACCGGGGCCACGACGCCCCGGCGGGGGCTCTTCGTCGAGGCGGACAAGGGCACGCTCTTCCTGGACGAGATCGGCGACATGCCCTCCGAGCTCCAGGCCAAGCTGCTGCGGGTGCTGGAGGACGGCGAGGTGCGCGCGGTGGGCGCGGATTCCAGCCGCAAGGTGGAGGTGCGCATCGTCGCGGCCACCCACCAGGACCTGGAGATGCGGGTCCGCGAGGGCCGCTTCCGGGCGGATCTCTTCTACCGCCTCAACGTCGTCACCCTGCGGATTCCGCCCCTGCGCGAGCGGCGCGAGGACATTCCGCTGCTCGTGGAGCACTTCGTCTCGCGGGCCCGTGCGAGGAACCCCCGCTCCAAGGTGACGGCGCTGTCGCCCGAGGTGGTCTCCGCGCTGGGCGCCATGCCGTGGCCGGGCAATGTGCGCGAGCTGGAGAACCTGGTCGAGCGGCTGGTGGTGCTCATTCCCCGGGAGATGGTGGAGGTGGGCGATCTCCGGCTTCACGCACCGGCGGTGAGTCCCGAAGCCCACCCGCTCGCCCTGGCCCAGGAGGGGGTGTGGCCCCTGCGCCAGCTCGAGGGCGAGTACATCTCCTGGGTGGTGGCCCACTGTGGGGGCAACAAGACGCGGGCGGCGGAGCTGCTCGGCATCGATGTCTCCACCATCCACCGCCGCGAGCGGGAGAGGGGTTCTGGCAATCCGCCACGGTGA
- a CDS encoding dienelactone hydrolase family protein, whose translation MAERGVTEHEVQVEAEPGVRLEGTLSVPEMALGVVLFAHGSGSSRFSPRNRYVASVLQRAGLATLLIDLLTAGEEESERWTRHLRFDIELLARRLIGAKQWLMQAPELRGQSIGLFGSSTGAAAALVAAAREPESMGAVVSRGGRPDLAGLVLPHVRAPTLLIVGGDDVEVLELNREALDALRTVKRLEVVPGASHLFEEPGTLEQVARLARDWFLQQFAAASRESPAGEPPSW comes from the coding sequence ATGGCGGAGCGCGGTGTCACGGAACACGAGGTGCAGGTCGAGGCGGAGCCCGGTGTGCGGCTGGAGGGCACCTTGAGCGTGCCGGAGATGGCCTTGGGCGTGGTGCTGTTCGCCCACGGCAGTGGCAGTAGCCGGTTCAGTCCTCGCAACCGGTACGTCGCCAGCGTGCTCCAGCGTGCGGGGTTGGCGACGCTCCTCATCGATCTGCTGACGGCGGGCGAGGAGGAATCCGAGCGGTGGACGCGCCACTTGCGCTTCGACATCGAACTGCTGGCGCGGCGGCTCATCGGAGCCAAGCAGTGGCTGATGCAGGCGCCGGAGCTGCGAGGACAGTCCATCGGCTTGTTCGGGTCGAGCACGGGGGCGGCGGCTGCGCTCGTGGCCGCGGCGCGTGAGCCCGAGTCCATGGGTGCCGTGGTGTCTCGGGGAGGCCGGCCAGACCTGGCGGGCCTCGTGCTGCCCCATGTGCGGGCGCCCACGCTGCTCATCGTGGGCGGGGACGACGTGGAGGTGCTGGAGCTCAACCGCGAGGCGTTGGATGCGCTGCGCACCGTCAAGCGGTTGGAGGTGGTTCCGGGGGCGAGCCACCTCTTCGAGGAGCCGGGGACGCTCGAGCAGGTAGCCAGGCTGGCCCGGGACTGGTTCCTCCAGCAGTTTGCCGCCGCTTCGCGCGAGAGCCCGGCGGGCGAGCCGCCGTCCTGGTGA